A portion of the Pseudomonas protegens CHA0 genome contains these proteins:
- the codA gene encoding cytosine deaminase — translation MLITNARLRHREGLHQLHLENGRIARIVQQGPDAPTAAPAFGPEHLDAGGNLVVPPFVEPHIHLDATLTAGEPRWNMSGTLFEGIECWGERKATITAEDTRARAHKTIRALAAHGIQHVRTHVDVTDPDLTALKAMLEVREQSAHLIDLQIVAFPQEGIESFRNGRELMEEAIRLGADVVGGIPHFEYTRDQGVSSVKFLMDLAERTDCLVDVHCDETDDPHSRFLEVLAEEARSRGMGSRVTASHTTAMGSYDNAYCAKLFRLLGHSGISFVSCPTESIHLQGRFDSFPKRRGVTRVNELLEAGMNVCFGQDSIVDPWYPLGNGNILRVLEAGLHICHMLGYRNLQNALDLVTDNSAKALALGERYGIEEGRPANLLILSADSDYEMIRSQGLALYSIRHGKVLMQRQMAQVQLAGD, via the coding sequence ATGCTGATCACCAACGCCCGCCTGCGCCACCGTGAAGGCCTGCACCAACTGCACCTGGAAAACGGCCGCATCGCCCGCATCGTCCAGCAGGGCCCGGACGCCCCCACCGCCGCGCCGGCCTTCGGCCCCGAGCACCTGGATGCCGGCGGCAACCTGGTGGTGCCGCCCTTCGTCGAACCGCACATTCACCTGGACGCCACCCTCACCGCGGGCGAGCCGCGCTGGAACATGAGCGGCACCCTGTTCGAAGGCATCGAGTGCTGGGGCGAACGCAAGGCCACCATCACCGCCGAAGACACCCGCGCCCGCGCCCACAAGACCATCCGCGCCCTGGCCGCCCACGGCATCCAGCATGTACGCACCCATGTCGACGTCACCGACCCGGACCTCACCGCCCTCAAGGCCATGCTCGAAGTGCGCGAGCAAAGCGCGCACCTGATCGACCTGCAGATCGTCGCCTTCCCCCAGGAGGGCATCGAATCGTTCCGCAACGGCCGCGAGCTGATGGAAGAAGCCATCCGCCTGGGCGCCGATGTGGTGGGCGGTATTCCGCACTTCGAATACACCCGGGACCAGGGCGTGAGCTCGGTGAAGTTCCTCATGGACCTGGCCGAACGCACCGATTGCCTGGTGGACGTGCACTGCGACGAAACCGATGACCCGCATTCGCGCTTTCTTGAAGTGCTGGCCGAAGAAGCGCGCAGCCGGGGCATGGGCTCCCGGGTCACCGCCAGCCACACCACCGCCATGGGCTCCTACGACAACGCCTACTGCGCCAAGCTGTTCCGCCTGCTGGGGCATTCGGGCATCAGCTTCGTCTCCTGCCCCACCGAAAGCATCCACCTGCAGGGGCGCTTCGACAGCTTCCCGAAACGCCGCGGCGTGACCCGGGTCAATGAGCTGCTGGAGGCCGGGATGAACGTGTGCTTTGGCCAGGACTCGATTGTCGACCCCTGGTACCCCCTGGGTAACGGCAACATCCTGCGGGTACTGGAAGCCGGCCTGCACATCTGCCACATGCTCGGCTACCGCAACTTGCAGAACGCCCTGGACCTGGTCACCGACAACAGCGCCAAGGCCCTGGCCCTGGGCGAGCGCTACGGCATCGAAGAAGGTCGCCCGGCGAACCTGCTGATCCTGTCTGCCGACAGCGATTACGAAATGATCCGAAGCCAGGGCCTGGCGCTGTACTCCATCCGCCACGGCAAAGTGCTGATGCAACGGCAGATGGCCCAGGTGCAACTGGCCGGCGACTGA
- a CDS encoding diaminopimelate epimerase, whose amino-acid sequence MAAFYDARGNIYGVVTPARLRSLGVALPGSAAQAARDRRLWSEQAIAALCDWAPGTRPPGAKAHRSDGLLVGPFQDVAPFDLLIVNTDGTLAERSGNGLTIFSQALAEQGLLAEQGPTLLQVHHDQPTGTSPVATVVEPARVAGVPGFWLDLGQPSFGPEAVAAIGVEAVTLNGRELSRVAPLQALDPRWEHSQFVRIGNPHCVTLLEDAEALPGNPQMLEAPLAEGLTATAFALPLGSGEPCPAGVNLQWAARESAQRIVARVFERGEGPTASSGTSASAVACAAWRVGWVKAGRVEVLMPGGTAPLMLQETDGVLTRVSLFGTALALAE is encoded by the coding sequence ATGGCGGCGTTCTACGATGCACGGGGCAACATCTATGGGGTGGTGACACCCGCGCGGTTGCGCAGCCTGGGGGTCGCCTTGCCCGGCAGCGCCGCGCAGGCCGCGCGGGACCGGCGCTTGTGGAGCGAGCAGGCCATCGCCGCCCTCTGTGACTGGGCTCCGGGCACCCGCCCGCCGGGGGCCAAGGCCCACCGTAGCGACGGTCTGCTGGTGGGGCCGTTCCAGGACGTGGCGCCCTTCGATCTGCTGATCGTCAACACCGACGGCACCCTGGCCGAGCGCAGTGGCAATGGTTTGACGATCTTTTCCCAGGCCCTGGCCGAGCAGGGGTTGCTGGCCGAGCAGGGGCCAACCCTGTTGCAGGTGCACCATGACCAGCCCACCGGTACCTCGCCGGTGGCCACCGTGGTGGAGCCGGCCCGGGTGGCGGGGGTGCCAGGGTTCTGGCTGGACCTCGGCCAGCCGTCCTTCGGGCCCGAGGCGGTGGCCGCCATTGGCGTCGAGGCGGTGACCTTGAACGGTCGCGAGCTGAGCCGGGTGGCACCGTTGCAGGCACTCGACCCGCGGTGGGAGCACAGCCAGTTCGTGCGCATCGGCAACCCGCACTGCGTGACCCTGCTGGAGGATGCCGAGGCCTTGCCCGGCAACCCGCAGATGCTCGAAGCGCCACTGGCCGAAGGGCTGACGGCCACTGCTTTTGCCTTGCCCCTGGGCAGCGGCGAACCCTGCCCGGCGGGGGTCAACCTGCAATGGGCGGCGCGGGAATCGGCGCAGCGCATCGTCGCCCGGGTGTTCGAACGCGGCGAAGGGCCGACCGCCTCTTCGGGCACCAGCGCCAGCGCCGTGGCCTGCGCGGCGTGGCGGGTGGGCTGGGTCAAGGCCGGACGGGTCGAAGTGCTGATGCCGGGCGGCACCGCGCCCTTGATGTTGCAAGAGACCGACGGGGTGTTGACCCGGGTGAGCCTGTTCGGCACGGCGCTGGCACTGGCTGAGTGA
- a CDS encoding Lrp/AsnC family transcriptional regulator, which produces MNASLDAYDLKLLAELQRDASTAQSELGLRVNLSTAAVNRRLKRLCDEGVIERYSAIVAPDALGHELSIIVEVEVESERIDQIDALKRNFQACPQVQQCYYVAGECDFVLIFCVRNMAQYTQLTRELFFDNPNVKRFKTLVAMNRVKVGLEVPTAG; this is translated from the coding sequence ATGAATGCCAGCCTCGACGCCTACGACCTGAAGCTGCTCGCCGAGCTGCAACGTGACGCCAGCACCGCGCAAAGCGAGCTGGGGCTGCGGGTCAACCTGTCCACCGCGGCGGTCAACCGGCGGCTCAAGCGCCTCTGCGACGAGGGGGTGATCGAGCGCTACAGCGCCATCGTCGCGCCGGATGCCCTGGGGCACGAACTGAGCATCATCGTCGAGGTGGAAGTGGAGAGTGAGCGCATCGACCAGATCGACGCCCTCAAGCGCAACTTCCAGGCCTGCCCCCAGGTCCAGCAGTGCTACTACGTGGCCGGCGAGTGCGATTTCGTGCTGATTTTCTGCGTGCGCAACATGGCCCAGTACACCCAGCTGACCCGCGAACTGTTCTTCGACAACCCCAACGTCAAGCGCTTCAAGACCCTGGTGGCGATGAACCGGGTCAAGGTCGGCCTGGAAGTGCCCACGGCCGGCTGA
- a CDS encoding MFS transporter, whose translation MTASNTHFQATPGRLEQMSTRIAFFIAGFGIAAWAPLVPYAKARAGLDEGTLGLLLLCLGVGSILAMPIAGALAGRFGCRKVMAGGTLLICLALPLLATLTSIPLLMAALFMFGAGLGGVDSTVNLQAVIVERASGKTMMSGFHGLFSLGGIVGAAGVSALLGLGLSPLGATLVVIALMLLALLKAAPHMLPYGSQSSGPAFAVPHGVVLFIGCLCFVVFLAEGAVLDWSAVFLTAERDLDAAYAGLGYAAFALTMTLGRLTGDAIVHRLGARRVIIIGGTTAAAGLLLATLAPAWEAALVGYALVGAGCSNIVPVLYTAVGKQNVMPESIAVPAITTLGYAGILAGPAVIGFIAHGSSLSAAFGLIAVLLLAVAASGKVLKV comes from the coding sequence ATGACTGCCAGCAACACCCACTTCCAGGCCACCCCCGGCCGCCTCGAACAGATGTCCACGCGCATCGCCTTTTTCATCGCCGGCTTCGGCATTGCCGCCTGGGCCCCGCTGGTGCCCTACGCCAAGGCCCGGGCCGGGCTCGACGAAGGCACCCTGGGCCTGTTGCTGCTGTGCCTGGGGGTGGGTTCGATCCTCGCGATGCCGATTGCCGGCGCCCTGGCCGGGCGCTTCGGCTGCCGCAAAGTGATGGCCGGCGGCACCCTGCTGATCTGCCTGGCCCTGCCCTTGCTGGCCACCCTGACCTCGATTCCGCTGCTGATGGCCGCGCTGTTCATGTTCGGCGCCGGGCTGGGCGGCGTGGATTCCACGGTCAACCTGCAAGCGGTGATTGTCGAGCGGGCCAGCGGCAAGACCATGATGTCGGGCTTTCACGGGCTGTTCAGCCTGGGCGGGATCGTCGGCGCCGCGGGGGTCAGCGCCCTGCTCGGCCTGGGCCTGTCGCCACTGGGCGCGACCCTGGTGGTGATCGCCCTGATGCTGCTGGCGCTGCTCAAGGCCGCGCCGCACATGCTGCCCTATGGCAGCCAGAGCTCGGGCCCGGCCTTTGCCGTGCCCCATGGTGTGGTGCTGTTCATCGGCTGCCTGTGCTTCGTGGTGTTCCTCGCCGAAGGCGCGGTGCTGGACTGGAGCGCGGTCTTCCTCACCGCCGAGCGCGACCTGGATGCCGCCTACGCCGGCCTGGGCTACGCCGCCTTCGCCCTGACCATGACCCTGGGCCGCCTGACGGGCGATGCCATCGTCCATCGCCTGGGCGCGCGCCGGGTGATCATCATCGGCGGCACCACGGCCGCCGCTGGCCTGTTGCTGGCGACCCTGGCCCCGGCCTGGGAGGCGGCGCTGGTGGGTTATGCCCTGGTGGGCGCGGGTTGCTCGAACATAGTGCCGGTGCTCTACACCGCCGTGGGCAAGCAGAACGTCATGCCCGAAAGCATCGCCGTGCCGGCCATCACCACCCTGGGTTACGCCGGCATCCTGGCCGGGCCGGCGGTGATCGGCTTCATTGCCCATGGCAGCAGCCTGAGCGCGGCCTTCGGCCTGATCGCGGTCCTGCTGCTGGCGGTGGCCGCCAGCGGCAAGGTACTCAAGGTCTGA
- a CDS encoding TonB-dependent siderophore receptor, with protein MKKIAVSPAVSPLPARRWLPLALALAVSAALPQAQAGQAAAIHIQAQPLGQALSQLGLQTSLQVFFSPELVAGKQAAAVDGNLSPEQALGQLLQGSGLQYRIDGGSVTLSPAPAATGGALELGTSSISVVGDWLGDADVQKVQNHPGARTVIRREAMVEQGAMNVGDVLRRVPGVQVQDANGTGGSDISLNVGVRGLTSRLSPRSTVLIDGVPAAFAPYGQPQLSMAPISSGNLDSIDVVRGAGSVRYGPQNVGGVINFVTRAIPEKATGEIGTTLETSRQGGWKHIDTAFLGGTADNGLGVALLYSGVNGNGYREGNNGNDIDDVILKTHWAPTEQDEFWFNLHYYDATADMPGGLTQKQYDAKPYDSDRDWDNFSGRRKDVSFKYQRQVDDRTQFEVLTYYSDSFRGSNIAASDQKTLVSYPRTYYTFGIEPRVSHVFDLGPTTQEVSVGYRYLKEGMHEQAGRVALVNNQPVLTADSDGHVYQDRTGGTEANAYYIDDKIDVGNWTITPGIRFEDISTHWHDRPVPGTNGVRVQEKRRSIDSNEPLPALSVMYHLSDAWKLFANYETSFGSLQYFQLGQGGKGDQTANGLSPEKAKTYEIGTRYNDDVWGGEVTLFYIDFDDELQYISNDVGWTNLGATKHQGLEASMHYDLAALDPSLDGLTANAGFTYTRASYEGEIPGFKGRDLPFYSRQVATVGLRYDIDRWTYNIDAFAQSKQHSPGTGVNANGSFNGNYITDGSADGRYGDMPGYVLWNIRGGYDFGPQLSNLKLGAGVKNVFDRQYFTRSSDNNSGIYVGAPRTFFVQASVGF; from the coding sequence TGCCCCTGGCCCTGGCCCTGGCGGTCAGTGCGGCCTTGCCCCAGGCCCAGGCCGGGCAAGCCGCCGCCATTCACATCCAGGCCCAGCCGCTGGGCCAGGCCCTGAGCCAGTTGGGCCTGCAGACCTCGTTGCAGGTGTTCTTCAGCCCCGAGCTGGTGGCCGGCAAGCAGGCCGCGGCGGTGGACGGCAACCTGTCCCCGGAACAGGCCCTGGGCCAGTTGCTCCAGGGCAGTGGCCTGCAATACCGGATCGACGGCGGTTCGGTGACCCTGAGCCCGGCTCCGGCAGCCACGGGCGGTGCCCTGGAACTGGGCACCAGCAGCATCAGCGTGGTGGGCGACTGGCTGGGCGATGCCGATGTGCAAAAGGTCCAGAACCACCCCGGTGCACGTACGGTGATCCGCCGTGAGGCCATGGTGGAGCAGGGCGCGATGAACGTCGGCGACGTGCTGCGCCGGGTGCCCGGGGTGCAGGTCCAGGATGCCAACGGCACCGGTGGCAGCGATATTTCCCTGAACGTCGGCGTGCGCGGCCTGACCTCGCGCCTGTCGCCGCGCTCCACGGTGCTGATCGACGGCGTGCCGGCGGCCTTTGCACCCTATGGCCAGCCGCAGTTGTCCATGGCGCCGATTTCCTCCGGCAACCTGGACAGCATCGATGTGGTGCGCGGCGCCGGTTCCGTACGCTACGGGCCGCAGAACGTCGGCGGGGTGATCAACTTCGTGACCCGGGCGATTCCGGAAAAGGCCACCGGGGAAATCGGCACCACCCTGGAAACCTCCCGGCAGGGCGGCTGGAAGCACATCGACACGGCTTTCCTCGGCGGCACTGCGGACAACGGCCTGGGGGTGGCGCTGCTGTATTCCGGGGTCAACGGCAATGGCTACCGCGAGGGCAACAACGGCAACGACATCGACGACGTGATCCTCAAGACCCACTGGGCACCCACCGAGCAGGACGAGTTCTGGTTCAACCTGCATTACTACGACGCCACCGCCGACATGCCCGGCGGCCTGACCCAGAAGCAGTACGACGCCAAGCCCTACGACTCCGATCGCGACTGGGACAACTTCAGCGGCCGGCGCAAGGATGTGTCCTTCAAGTACCAGCGCCAGGTCGACGACCGCACCCAGTTCGAAGTGCTGACCTACTACTCCGACAGCTTCCGCGGCAGCAACATTGCCGCCAGCGACCAGAAGACCCTGGTTTCCTACCCGCGCACCTACTACACCTTCGGCATCGAGCCACGGGTGTCCCATGTGTTCGACCTGGGGCCCACCACCCAGGAAGTCAGCGTGGGTTATCGCTACCTCAAGGAAGGCATGCATGAACAGGCCGGCCGCGTGGCCCTGGTGAACAACCAGCCGGTGCTCACCGCGGACTCCGACGGCCATGTCTACCAGGACCGTACCGGCGGCACCGAGGCCAATGCCTACTACATCGACGACAAGATCGACGTCGGCAACTGGACCATCACCCCGGGCATCCGCTTCGAGGACATCAGCACCCACTGGCACGACCGGCCGGTCCCGGGCACCAACGGCGTGCGAGTGCAGGAGAAGCGCCGCAGCATCGACAGCAACGAACCGCTGCCGGCCCTGAGCGTGATGTATCACCTGTCCGATGCCTGGAAGCTGTTCGCCAACTACGAGACTTCCTTTGGCAGCCTGCAGTACTTCCAGCTGGGCCAGGGCGGCAAGGGCGACCAGACGGCCAACGGCCTGAGCCCGGAGAAGGCCAAGACCTACGAGATCGGCACCCGCTACAACGATGATGTGTGGGGCGGTGAAGTGACGCTGTTCTACATCGACTTCGACGACGAGCTGCAATACATCAGCAACGACGTGGGCTGGACCAACCTGGGGGCCACCAAGCACCAGGGCCTGGAAGCCTCGATGCATTACGACCTGGCAGCCCTGGACCCGAGCCTTGACGGCCTGACCGCCAACGCCGGCTTCACCTACACCCGCGCCAGCTATGAAGGCGAGATCCCCGGCTTCAAGGGCCGCGACCTGCCGTTCTACTCGCGCCAGGTGGCCACTGTCGGCCTGCGCTACGACATTGACCGCTGGACCTACAACATCGACGCCTTCGCCCAGTCCAAGCAGCACTCGCCGGGCACCGGGGTGAACGCCAACGGCAGCTTCAACGGCAACTACATCACCGATGGCAGCGCCGATGGCCGGTACGGCGACATGCCGGGCTATGTGCTGTGGAACATCCGTGGTGGCTATGACTTCGGGCCGCAGTTGTCGAACCTGAAGCTGGGGGCCGGCGTGAAGAACGTCTTCGACCGCCAGTACTTCACCCGTTCCAGCGACAACAACTCGGGGATCTACGTGGGCGCGCCCCGGACCTTCTTTGTCCAGGCCAGCGTCGGCTTCTGA